The Danio rerio strain Tuebingen ecotype United States chromosome 1, GRCz12tu, whole genome shotgun sequence genome includes a region encoding these proteins:
- the chrnb3a gene encoding neuronal acetylcholine receptor subunit beta-3a precursor (The RefSeq protein has 1 substitution compared to this genomic sequence) encodes MKLQISGILLVAAAAYATIEAPEEFVSLAEMEDTLLRNLFRGYQKWVRPVLHANDTITVRFGLKISQLVDVDEKNQLMTTNVWLWEEWTDYKLRWNPEDYGGITSIRVPSETIWLPDIVLYENADGRFEGSLMTKAIVRFNGTIMWTPPASYKSACTMDVTFFPFDRQNCSMKFGSWTYDGTMVDLTLVDAYVDRKDFFDNGEWEILNATGQRGSRRDGIYSYPYLTYSFILKRLPLFYTLFLIIPCLGLSFLTVLVFYLPSDEGEKLSLSTSVLVSLTVFLLVIEEIIPSSSKVIPLIGEYLLFIMIFVTFSIIVTVFVINVHHRSSATYHPMAPWVKSLFLQRLPRLLCMRGHTDRYQYPDIELRSPELKRGMKKGQQKSAGGGRAGVKEDENQAWIALLEKATHSVHYISRHIRKEHFIREVVQDWKFVAQVLDRIFLWAFLTVSVLGTILIFTPALQMFFSTS; translated from the exons ATGAAGTTACAAATCTCCGGTATTCTGCTCGTAGCGGCAGTAGCCTATGCAACAATAGAGG CTCCTGAGGAGTTTGTCTCATTGGCTGAAATGGAGGACACTTTATTGAGGAATCTTTTTCGGGGATATCAGAAGTGGGTGAGACCTGTCCTTCACGCCAACGACACGATTACTGTTCGCTTCGGTCTGAAGATCTCACAGTTGGTGGATGtg GATGAAAAAAATCAACTGATGACCACAAATGTCTGGTTGTGGGAG GAGTGGACAGACTACAAACTGCGCTGGAATCCAGAAGACTATGGGGGAATCACATCTATCAGAGTACCCTCAGAAACGATTTGGCTGCCAGATATTGTCCTTTATGAAAA TGCTGATGGCCGATTTGAGGGATCTCTAATGACTAAAGCCATTGTAAGGTTTAACGGTACCATCATGTGGACTCCTCCTGCCAGCTATAAATCCGCCTGCACCATGGACGTCACCTTTTTCCCCTTTGACAGACAGAACTGCTCAATGAAGTTTGGATCATGGACATACGATGGCACTATGGTGGATCTGACCCTTGTTGACGCTTACGTGGACCGTAAAGACTTCTTTGACAACGGCGAATGGGAAATACTCAATGCCACTGGCCAAAGAGGCAGTCGACGTGACGGCATTTACTCTTATCCTTACCTCACATATTCATTCATCCTTAAGCGTCTCCCTCTGTTTTACACACTCTTTCTCATCATCCCGTGTCTCGGTTTGTCGTTTCTCACTGTGCTGGTCTTCTACCTTCCATCAGACGAAGGGGAAAAGCTTTCCCTCTCCACTTCCGTCCTTGTGTCTCTCACTGTGTTTCTTCTCGTCATTGAAGAGATCATTCCGTCTTCCTCTAAAGTCATTCCTCTGATTGGAGAGTATCTACTTTTTATCATGATCTTTGTCACTTTCTCGATCATCGTAACTGTCTTTGTCATCAACGTTCATCACCGTTCCTCTGCCACTTACCATCCCATGGCACCTTGGGTGAAGAGTCTTTTCCTCCAGAGATTACCCAGACTGCTGTGCATGAGAGGACACACTGACCGATATCAGTACCCGGACATCGAGCTGCGGAGCCCAGAGCTCAAACGAGGGATGAAGAAAGGGCAACAGAAGAGTGCTGGAGGAGGACGAGCTGGAGTTAAGGAGGATGAAAACCAGGCCTGGATTGCCCTGTTGGAGAAAGCCACCCACTCAGTGCACTACATTTCCAGACACATCCGGAAGGAACACTTCATCAGAGAG GTTGTTCAGGATTGGAAATTTGTGGCTCAGGTGTTGGACCGGATTTTCCTGTGGGCCTTTCTCACAGTTTCTGTGCTTGGGACCATCCTCATCTTCACCCCAGCTTTGCAGATGTTTTTTAGCACATCTTAA
- the chrnb3a gene encoding neuronal acetylcholine receptor subunit beta-3a isoform X2, with the protein MTTNVWLWEEWTDYKLRWNPEDYGGITSIRVPSETIWLPDIVLYENADGRFEGSLMTKAIVRFNGTIMWTPPASYKSACTMDVTFFPFDRQNCSMKFGSWTYDGTMVDLTLVDAYVDRKDFFDNGEWEILNATGQRGSRRDGIYSYPYLTYSFILKRLPLFYTLFLIIPCLGLSFLTVLVFYLPSDEGEKLSLSTSVLVSLTVFLLVIEEIIPSSSKVIPLIGEYLLFIMIFVTFSIIVTVFVINVHHRSSATYHPMAPWVKSLFLQRLPRLLCMRGHTDRYQYPDIELRSPELKRGMKKGQQKSAGGGRAGVKEDENQAWIALLEKATHSVHYISRHIRKEHFIREVVQDWKFVAQVLDRIFLWAFLTVSVLGTILIFTPALQMFFSTS; encoded by the exons ATGACCACAAATGTCTGGTTGTGGGAG GAGTGGACAGACTACAAACTGCGCTGGAATCCAGAAGACTATGGGGGAATCACATCTATCAGAGTACCCTCAGAAACGATTTGGCTGCCAGATATTGTCCTTTATGAAAA TGCTGATGGCCGATTTGAGGGATCTCTAATGACTAAAGCCATTGTAAGGTTTAACGGTACCATCATGTGGACTCCTCCTGCCAGCTATAAATCCGCCTGCACCATGGACGTCACCTTTTTCCCCTTTGACAGACAGAACTGCTCAATGAAGTTTGGATCATGGACATACGATGGCACTATGGTGGATCTGACCCTTGTTGACGCTTACGTGGACCGTAAAGACTTCTTTGACAACGGCGAATGGGAAATACTCAATGCCACTGGCCAAAGAGGCAGTCGACGTGACGGCATTTACTCTTATCCTTACCTCACATATTCATTCATCCTTAAGCGTCTCCCTCTGTTTTACACACTCTTTCTCATCATCCCGTGTCTCGGTTTGTCGTTTCTCACTGTGCTGGTCTTCTACCTTCCATCAGACGAAGGGGAAAAGCTTTCCCTCTCCACTTCCGTCCTTGTGTCTCTCACTGTGTTTCTTCTCGTCATTGAAGAGATCATTCCGTCTTCCTCTAAAGTCATTCCTCTGATTGGAGAGTATCTACTTTTTATCATGATCTTTGTCACTTTCTCGATCATCGTAACTGTCTTTGTCATCAACGTTCATCACCGTTCCTCTGCCACTTACCATCCCATGGCACCTTGGGTGAAGAGTCTTTTCCTCCAGAGATTACCCAGACTGCTGTGCATGAGAGGACACACTGACCGATATCAGTACCCGGACATCGAGCTGCGGAGCCCAGAGCTCAAACGAGGGATGAAGAAAGGGCAACAGAAGAGTGCTGGAGGAGGACGAGCTGGAGTTAAGGAGGATGAAAACCAGGCCTGGATTGCCCTGTTGGAGAAAGCCACCCACTCAGTGCACTACATTTCCAGACACATCCGGAAGGAACACTTCATCAGAGAG GTTGTTCAGGATTGGAAATTTGTGGCTCAGGTGTTGGACCGGATTTTCCTGTGGGCCTTTCTCACAGTTTCTGTGCTTGGGACCATCCTCATCTTCACCCCAGCTTTGCAGATGTTTTTTAGCACATCTTAA
- the chrnb3a gene encoding neuronal acetylcholine receptor subunit beta-3a isoform X1 yields MSDGAPSTPGAPEEFVSLAEMEDTLLRNLFRGYQKWVRPVLHANDTITVRFGLKISQLVDVDEKNQLMTTNVWLWEEWTDYKLRWNPEDYGGITSIRVPSETIWLPDIVLYENADGRFEGSLMTKAIVRFNGTIMWTPPASYKSACTMDVTFFPFDRQNCSMKFGSWTYDGTMVDLTLVDAYVDRKDFFDNGEWEILNATGQRGSRRDGIYSYPYLTYSFILKRLPLFYTLFLIIPCLGLSFLTVLVFYLPSDEGEKLSLSTSVLVSLTVFLLVIEEIIPSSSKVIPLIGEYLLFIMIFVTFSIIVTVFVINVHHRSSATYHPMAPWVKSLFLQRLPRLLCMRGHTDRYQYPDIELRSPELKRGMKKGQQKSAGGGRAGVKEDENQAWIALLEKATHSVHYISRHIRKEHFIREVVQDWKFVAQVLDRIFLWAFLTVSVLGTILIFTPALQMFFSTS; encoded by the exons CTCCTGAGGAGTTTGTCTCATTGGCTGAAATGGAGGACACTTTATTGAGGAATCTTTTTCGGGGATATCAGAAGTGGGTGAGACCTGTCCTTCACGCCAACGACACGATTACTGTTCGCTTCGGTCTGAAGATCTCACAGTTGGTGGATGtg GATGAAAAAAATCAACTGATGACCACAAATGTCTGGTTGTGGGAG GAGTGGACAGACTACAAACTGCGCTGGAATCCAGAAGACTATGGGGGAATCACATCTATCAGAGTACCCTCAGAAACGATTTGGCTGCCAGATATTGTCCTTTATGAAAA TGCTGATGGCCGATTTGAGGGATCTCTAATGACTAAAGCCATTGTAAGGTTTAACGGTACCATCATGTGGACTCCTCCTGCCAGCTATAAATCCGCCTGCACCATGGACGTCACCTTTTTCCCCTTTGACAGACAGAACTGCTCAATGAAGTTTGGATCATGGACATACGATGGCACTATGGTGGATCTGACCCTTGTTGACGCTTACGTGGACCGTAAAGACTTCTTTGACAACGGCGAATGGGAAATACTCAATGCCACTGGCCAAAGAGGCAGTCGACGTGACGGCATTTACTCTTATCCTTACCTCACATATTCATTCATCCTTAAGCGTCTCCCTCTGTTTTACACACTCTTTCTCATCATCCCGTGTCTCGGTTTGTCGTTTCTCACTGTGCTGGTCTTCTACCTTCCATCAGACGAAGGGGAAAAGCTTTCCCTCTCCACTTCCGTCCTTGTGTCTCTCACTGTGTTTCTTCTCGTCATTGAAGAGATCATTCCGTCTTCCTCTAAAGTCATTCCTCTGATTGGAGAGTATCTACTTTTTATCATGATCTTTGTCACTTTCTCGATCATCGTAACTGTCTTTGTCATCAACGTTCATCACCGTTCCTCTGCCACTTACCATCCCATGGCACCTTGGGTGAAGAGTCTTTTCCTCCAGAGATTACCCAGACTGCTGTGCATGAGAGGACACACTGACCGATATCAGTACCCGGACATCGAGCTGCGGAGCCCAGAGCTCAAACGAGGGATGAAGAAAGGGCAACAGAAGAGTGCTGGAGGAGGACGAGCTGGAGTTAAGGAGGATGAAAACCAGGCCTGGATTGCCCTGTTGGAGAAAGCCACCCACTCAGTGCACTACATTTCCAGACACATCCGGAAGGAACACTTCATCAGAGAG GTTGTTCAGGATTGGAAATTTGTGGCTCAGGTGTTGGACCGGATTTTCCTGTGGGCCTTTCTCACAGTTTCTGTGCTTGGGACCATCCTCATCTTCACCCCAGCTTTGCAGATGTTTTTTAGCACATCTTAA